In Musa acuminata AAA Group cultivar baxijiao chromosome BXJ3-9, Cavendish_Baxijiao_AAA, whole genome shotgun sequence, a single genomic region encodes these proteins:
- the LOC135649951 gene encoding tropinone reductase homolog At5g06060-like isoform X2 codes for MDLTILCPSHTDEVSEKKQRRRRRRRRRRGKTMEGGDHKCGDNQAVRRWTLVGTTALVTGGTKGIGHAIVEELARFGAAVHTCSRNEAELNECLQQWRALNLKITGSVCDVSSDFEREKLMQTVNSVFHGKLHILVNNAGTLICKPVVEHTPEDYRRIISTNLDSAFHLSQLAHPLLKASGRGCIVNISSISGFVAIDSASVYAATKGYMSQTQPSRITNLIVLLRLLLSSGALNQLTRSLACEWAKDNIRANCVAPAYIRTPLIQTVMLSEDEEFVAREARRVPLGRLGEPEEVAAVVAFLCLPAADYVDGQVIIVDGGRTVNGNN; via the exons ATGGATCTCACAATCCTTTGCCCATCTCATACCGACGAAGTTTCCGA gaagaaacaaagaagaagaagaagaagaagaagaagaagaggaaaaacaaTGGAGGGTGGCGACCACAAGTGCGGCGATAACCAAGCGGTGAGGAGATGGACTCTTGTAGGAACTACAGCTTTGGTCACCGGAGGCACTAAAGGAATCGG ACATGCCATAGTAGAAGAACTAGCTAGATTTGGTGCAGCCGTCCATACCTGCTCTCGAAACGAAGCAGAGCTCAACGAGTGCTTGCAACAATGGAGAGCTTTGAACCTCAAGATCACCGGCTCCGTCTGCGACGTCTCATCTGACTTTGAGAGGGAGAAACTGATGCAGACTGTGAACTCCGTCTTCCATGGAAAGCTCCATATCTTG GTAAACAATGCCGGGACGTTGATTTGTAAACCGGTGGTGGAGCATACCCCAGAGGACTACAGACGTATCATTAGCACCAACTTGGACTCTGCCTTCCATCTGAGCCAGCTTGCCCATCCTCTTCTAAAGGCGTCAGGAAGAGGCTGCATCGTCAACATCTCCTCCATCTCTGGCTTCGTCGCCATCGATTCTGCATCCGTCTATGCAGCAACTAAAGGTTACATGTCACAGACACAACCGTCTCGCATCACGAATCTAATAgtacttcttcgtcttcttctttcttcagGAGCACTGAACCAGCTGACGAGGAGCCTTGCTTGCGAGTGGGCAAAGGACAACATTCGAGCTAACTGCGTCGCTCCCGCGTACATCAGAACTCCACTCATTCAGACCGTAATG CTATCCGAAGACGAAGAGTTCGTAGCGAGGGAGGCTCGTCGCGTTCCTCTGGGGCGGCTGGGTGAGCCAGAAGAGGTGGCGGCCGTGGTGGCTTTCCTCTGCCTCCCCGCTGCCGACTACGTCGATGGCCAAGTCATCATCGTGGATGGAGGTCGGACTGTGAACGGCAACAATTGA
- the LOC135649951 gene encoding tropinone reductase homolog At5g06060-like isoform X1 produces MDLTILCPSHTDEVSEKKQRRRRRRRRRRGKTMEGGDHKCGDNQAVRRWTLVGTTALVTGGTKGIGHAIVEELARFGAAVHTCSRNEAELNECLQQWRALNLKITGSVCDVSSDFEREKLMQTVNSVFHGKLHILVNNAGTLICKPVVEHTPEDYRRIISTNLDSAFHLSQLAHPLLKASGRGCIVNISSISGFVAIDSASVYAATKGYMSQTQPSRITNLIVLLRLLLSSGALNQLTRSLACEWAKDNIRANCVAPAYIRTPLIQTCLQSQQLSEDEEFVAREARRVPLGRLGEPEEVAAVVAFLCLPAADYVDGQVIIVDGGRTVNGNN; encoded by the exons ATGGATCTCACAATCCTTTGCCCATCTCATACCGACGAAGTTTCCGA gaagaaacaaagaagaagaagaagaagaagaagaagaagaggaaaaacaaTGGAGGGTGGCGACCACAAGTGCGGCGATAACCAAGCGGTGAGGAGATGGACTCTTGTAGGAACTACAGCTTTGGTCACCGGAGGCACTAAAGGAATCGG ACATGCCATAGTAGAAGAACTAGCTAGATTTGGTGCAGCCGTCCATACCTGCTCTCGAAACGAAGCAGAGCTCAACGAGTGCTTGCAACAATGGAGAGCTTTGAACCTCAAGATCACCGGCTCCGTCTGCGACGTCTCATCTGACTTTGAGAGGGAGAAACTGATGCAGACTGTGAACTCCGTCTTCCATGGAAAGCTCCATATCTTG GTAAACAATGCCGGGACGTTGATTTGTAAACCGGTGGTGGAGCATACCCCAGAGGACTACAGACGTATCATTAGCACCAACTTGGACTCTGCCTTCCATCTGAGCCAGCTTGCCCATCCTCTTCTAAAGGCGTCAGGAAGAGGCTGCATCGTCAACATCTCCTCCATCTCTGGCTTCGTCGCCATCGATTCTGCATCCGTCTATGCAGCAACTAAAGGTTACATGTCACAGACACAACCGTCTCGCATCACGAATCTAATAgtacttcttcgtcttcttctttcttcagGAGCACTGAACCAGCTGACGAGGAGCCTTGCTTGCGAGTGGGCAAAGGACAACATTCGAGCTAACTGCGTCGCTCCCGCGTACATCAGAACTCCACTCATTCAGACC TGTTTACAATCTCAACAGCTATCCGAAGACGAAGAGTTCGTAGCGAGGGAGGCTCGTCGCGTTCCTCTGGGGCGGCTGGGTGAGCCAGAAGAGGTGGCGGCCGTGGTGGCTTTCCTCTGCCTCCCCGCTGCCGACTACGTCGATGGCCAAGTCATCATCGTGGATGGAGGTCGGACTGTGAACGGCAACAATTGA
- the LOC135649951 gene encoding tropinone reductase homolog At5g06060-like isoform X3 has product MDLTILCPSHTDEVSEKKQRRRRRRRRRRGKTMEGGDHKCGDNQAVRRWTLVGTTALVTGGTKGIGHAIVEELARFGAAVHTCSRNEAELNECLQQWRALNLKITGSVCDVSSDFEREKLMQTVNSVFHGKLHILVNNAGTLICKPVVEHTPEDYRRIISTNLDSAFHLSQLAHPLLKASGRGCIVNISSISGFVAIDSASVYAATKGYMSQTQPSRITNLIVLLRLLLSSGALNQLTRSLACEWAKDNIRANCVAPAYIRTPLIQTLSEDEEFVAREARRVPLGRLGEPEEVAAVVAFLCLPAADYVDGQVIIVDGGRTVNGNN; this is encoded by the exons ATGGATCTCACAATCCTTTGCCCATCTCATACCGACGAAGTTTCCGA gaagaaacaaagaagaagaagaagaagaagaagaagaagaggaaaaacaaTGGAGGGTGGCGACCACAAGTGCGGCGATAACCAAGCGGTGAGGAGATGGACTCTTGTAGGAACTACAGCTTTGGTCACCGGAGGCACTAAAGGAATCGG ACATGCCATAGTAGAAGAACTAGCTAGATTTGGTGCAGCCGTCCATACCTGCTCTCGAAACGAAGCAGAGCTCAACGAGTGCTTGCAACAATGGAGAGCTTTGAACCTCAAGATCACCGGCTCCGTCTGCGACGTCTCATCTGACTTTGAGAGGGAGAAACTGATGCAGACTGTGAACTCCGTCTTCCATGGAAAGCTCCATATCTTG GTAAACAATGCCGGGACGTTGATTTGTAAACCGGTGGTGGAGCATACCCCAGAGGACTACAGACGTATCATTAGCACCAACTTGGACTCTGCCTTCCATCTGAGCCAGCTTGCCCATCCTCTTCTAAAGGCGTCAGGAAGAGGCTGCATCGTCAACATCTCCTCCATCTCTGGCTTCGTCGCCATCGATTCTGCATCCGTCTATGCAGCAACTAAAGGTTACATGTCACAGACACAACCGTCTCGCATCACGAATCTAATAgtacttcttcgtcttcttctttcttcagGAGCACTGAACCAGCTGACGAGGAGCCTTGCTTGCGAGTGGGCAAAGGACAACATTCGAGCTAACTGCGTCGCTCCCGCGTACATCAGAACTCCACTCATTCAGACC CTATCCGAAGACGAAGAGTTCGTAGCGAGGGAGGCTCGTCGCGTTCCTCTGGGGCGGCTGGGTGAGCCAGAAGAGGTGGCGGCCGTGGTGGCTTTCCTCTGCCTCCCCGCTGCCGACTACGTCGATGGCCAAGTCATCATCGTGGATGGAGGTCGGACTGTGAACGGCAACAATTGA
- the LOC135649951 gene encoding tropinone reductase homolog At5g06060-like isoform X5, whose protein sequence is MDLTILCPSHTDEVSEKKQRRRRRRRRRRGKTMEGGDHKCGDNQAVRRWTLVGTTALVTGGTKGIGHAIVEELARFGAAVHTCSRNEAELNECLQQWRALNLKITGSVCDVSSDFEREKLMQTVNSVFHGKLHILVNNAGTLICKPVVEHTPEDYRRIISTNLDSAFHLSQLAHPLLKASGRGCIVNISSISGFVAIDSASVYAATKGALNQLTRSLACEWAKDNIRANCVAPAYIRTPLIQTVMLSEDEEFVAREARRVPLGRLGEPEEVAAVVAFLCLPAADYVDGQVIIVDGGRTVNGNN, encoded by the exons ATGGATCTCACAATCCTTTGCCCATCTCATACCGACGAAGTTTCCGA gaagaaacaaagaagaagaagaagaagaagaagaagaagaggaaaaacaaTGGAGGGTGGCGACCACAAGTGCGGCGATAACCAAGCGGTGAGGAGATGGACTCTTGTAGGAACTACAGCTTTGGTCACCGGAGGCACTAAAGGAATCGG ACATGCCATAGTAGAAGAACTAGCTAGATTTGGTGCAGCCGTCCATACCTGCTCTCGAAACGAAGCAGAGCTCAACGAGTGCTTGCAACAATGGAGAGCTTTGAACCTCAAGATCACCGGCTCCGTCTGCGACGTCTCATCTGACTTTGAGAGGGAGAAACTGATGCAGACTGTGAACTCCGTCTTCCATGGAAAGCTCCATATCTTG GTAAACAATGCCGGGACGTTGATTTGTAAACCGGTGGTGGAGCATACCCCAGAGGACTACAGACGTATCATTAGCACCAACTTGGACTCTGCCTTCCATCTGAGCCAGCTTGCCCATCCTCTTCTAAAGGCGTCAGGAAGAGGCTGCATCGTCAACATCTCCTCCATCTCTGGCTTCGTCGCCATCGATTCTGCATCCGTCTATGCAGCAACTAAAG GAGCACTGAACCAGCTGACGAGGAGCCTTGCTTGCGAGTGGGCAAAGGACAACATTCGAGCTAACTGCGTCGCTCCCGCGTACATCAGAACTCCACTCATTCAGACCGTAATG CTATCCGAAGACGAAGAGTTCGTAGCGAGGGAGGCTCGTCGCGTTCCTCTGGGGCGGCTGGGTGAGCCAGAAGAGGTGGCGGCCGTGGTGGCTTTCCTCTGCCTCCCCGCTGCCGACTACGTCGATGGCCAAGTCATCATCGTGGATGGAGGTCGGACTGTGAACGGCAACAATTGA
- the LOC135649951 gene encoding tropinone reductase homolog At5g06060-like isoform X4: protein MDLTILCPSHTDEVSEKKQRRRRRRRRRRGKTMEGGDHKCGDNQAVRRWTLVGTTALVTGGTKGIGHAIVEELARFGAAVHTCSRNEAELNECLQQWRALNLKITGSVCDVSSDFEREKLMQTVNSVFHGKLHILVNNAGTLICKPVVEHTPEDYRRIISTNLDSAFHLSQLAHPLLKASGRGCIVNISSISGFVAIDSASVYAATKGALNQLTRSLACEWAKDNIRANCVAPAYIRTPLIQTCLQSQQLSEDEEFVAREARRVPLGRLGEPEEVAAVVAFLCLPAADYVDGQVIIVDGGRTVNGNN, encoded by the exons ATGGATCTCACAATCCTTTGCCCATCTCATACCGACGAAGTTTCCGA gaagaaacaaagaagaagaagaagaagaagaagaagaagaggaaaaacaaTGGAGGGTGGCGACCACAAGTGCGGCGATAACCAAGCGGTGAGGAGATGGACTCTTGTAGGAACTACAGCTTTGGTCACCGGAGGCACTAAAGGAATCGG ACATGCCATAGTAGAAGAACTAGCTAGATTTGGTGCAGCCGTCCATACCTGCTCTCGAAACGAAGCAGAGCTCAACGAGTGCTTGCAACAATGGAGAGCTTTGAACCTCAAGATCACCGGCTCCGTCTGCGACGTCTCATCTGACTTTGAGAGGGAGAAACTGATGCAGACTGTGAACTCCGTCTTCCATGGAAAGCTCCATATCTTG GTAAACAATGCCGGGACGTTGATTTGTAAACCGGTGGTGGAGCATACCCCAGAGGACTACAGACGTATCATTAGCACCAACTTGGACTCTGCCTTCCATCTGAGCCAGCTTGCCCATCCTCTTCTAAAGGCGTCAGGAAGAGGCTGCATCGTCAACATCTCCTCCATCTCTGGCTTCGTCGCCATCGATTCTGCATCCGTCTATGCAGCAACTAAAG GAGCACTGAACCAGCTGACGAGGAGCCTTGCTTGCGAGTGGGCAAAGGACAACATTCGAGCTAACTGCGTCGCTCCCGCGTACATCAGAACTCCACTCATTCAGACC TGTTTACAATCTCAACAGCTATCCGAAGACGAAGAGTTCGTAGCGAGGGAGGCTCGTCGCGTTCCTCTGGGGCGGCTGGGTGAGCCAGAAGAGGTGGCGGCCGTGGTGGCTTTCCTCTGCCTCCCCGCTGCCGACTACGTCGATGGCCAAGTCATCATCGTGGATGGAGGTCGGACTGTGAACGGCAACAATTGA
- the LOC135649951 gene encoding tropinone reductase homolog At5g06060-like isoform X6: MDLTILCPSHTDEVSEKKQRRRRRRRRRRGKTMEGGDHKCGDNQAVRRWTLVGTTALVTGGTKGIGHAIVEELARFGAAVHTCSRNEAELNECLQQWRALNLKITGSVCDVSSDFEREKLMQTVNSVFHGKLHILVNNAGTLICKPVVEHTPEDYRRIISTNLDSAFHLSQLAHPLLKASGRGCIVNISSISGFVAIDSASVYAATKGALNQLTRSLACEWAKDNIRANCVAPAYIRTPLIQTLSEDEEFVAREARRVPLGRLGEPEEVAAVVAFLCLPAADYVDGQVIIVDGGRTVNGNN, translated from the exons ATGGATCTCACAATCCTTTGCCCATCTCATACCGACGAAGTTTCCGA gaagaaacaaagaagaagaagaagaagaagaagaagaagaggaaaaacaaTGGAGGGTGGCGACCACAAGTGCGGCGATAACCAAGCGGTGAGGAGATGGACTCTTGTAGGAACTACAGCTTTGGTCACCGGAGGCACTAAAGGAATCGG ACATGCCATAGTAGAAGAACTAGCTAGATTTGGTGCAGCCGTCCATACCTGCTCTCGAAACGAAGCAGAGCTCAACGAGTGCTTGCAACAATGGAGAGCTTTGAACCTCAAGATCACCGGCTCCGTCTGCGACGTCTCATCTGACTTTGAGAGGGAGAAACTGATGCAGACTGTGAACTCCGTCTTCCATGGAAAGCTCCATATCTTG GTAAACAATGCCGGGACGTTGATTTGTAAACCGGTGGTGGAGCATACCCCAGAGGACTACAGACGTATCATTAGCACCAACTTGGACTCTGCCTTCCATCTGAGCCAGCTTGCCCATCCTCTTCTAAAGGCGTCAGGAAGAGGCTGCATCGTCAACATCTCCTCCATCTCTGGCTTCGTCGCCATCGATTCTGCATCCGTCTATGCAGCAACTAAAG GAGCACTGAACCAGCTGACGAGGAGCCTTGCTTGCGAGTGGGCAAAGGACAACATTCGAGCTAACTGCGTCGCTCCCGCGTACATCAGAACTCCACTCATTCAGACC CTATCCGAAGACGAAGAGTTCGTAGCGAGGGAGGCTCGTCGCGTTCCTCTGGGGCGGCTGGGTGAGCCAGAAGAGGTGGCGGCCGTGGTGGCTTTCCTCTGCCTCCCCGCTGCCGACTACGTCGATGGCCAAGTCATCATCGTGGATGGAGGTCGGACTGTGAACGGCAACAATTGA
- the LOC135649951 gene encoding tropinone reductase homolog At5g06060-like isoform X7 → MEGGDHKCGDNQAVRRWTLVGTTALVTGGTKGIGHAIVEELARFGAAVHTCSRNEAELNECLQQWRALNLKITGSVCDVSSDFEREKLMQTVNSVFHGKLHILVNNAGTLICKPVVEHTPEDYRRIISTNLDSAFHLSQLAHPLLKASGRGCIVNISSISGFVAIDSASVYAATKGYMSQTQPSRITNLIVLLRLLLSSGALNQLTRSLACEWAKDNIRANCVAPAYIRTPLIQTCLQSQQLSEDEEFVAREARRVPLGRLGEPEEVAAVVAFLCLPAADYVDGQVIIVDGGRTVNGNN, encoded by the exons aTGGAGGGTGGCGACCACAAGTGCGGCGATAACCAAGCGGTGAGGAGATGGACTCTTGTAGGAACTACAGCTTTGGTCACCGGAGGCACTAAAGGAATCGG ACATGCCATAGTAGAAGAACTAGCTAGATTTGGTGCAGCCGTCCATACCTGCTCTCGAAACGAAGCAGAGCTCAACGAGTGCTTGCAACAATGGAGAGCTTTGAACCTCAAGATCACCGGCTCCGTCTGCGACGTCTCATCTGACTTTGAGAGGGAGAAACTGATGCAGACTGTGAACTCCGTCTTCCATGGAAAGCTCCATATCTTG GTAAACAATGCCGGGACGTTGATTTGTAAACCGGTGGTGGAGCATACCCCAGAGGACTACAGACGTATCATTAGCACCAACTTGGACTCTGCCTTCCATCTGAGCCAGCTTGCCCATCCTCTTCTAAAGGCGTCAGGAAGAGGCTGCATCGTCAACATCTCCTCCATCTCTGGCTTCGTCGCCATCGATTCTGCATCCGTCTATGCAGCAACTAAAGGTTACATGTCACAGACACAACCGTCTCGCATCACGAATCTAATAgtacttcttcgtcttcttctttcttcagGAGCACTGAACCAGCTGACGAGGAGCCTTGCTTGCGAGTGGGCAAAGGACAACATTCGAGCTAACTGCGTCGCTCCCGCGTACATCAGAACTCCACTCATTCAGACC TGTTTACAATCTCAACAGCTATCCGAAGACGAAGAGTTCGTAGCGAGGGAGGCTCGTCGCGTTCCTCTGGGGCGGCTGGGTGAGCCAGAAGAGGTGGCGGCCGTGGTGGCTTTCCTCTGCCTCCCCGCTGCCGACTACGTCGATGGCCAAGTCATCATCGTGGATGGAGGTCGGACTGTGAACGGCAACAATTGA